A part of Prolixibacteraceae bacterium genomic DNA contains:
- a CDS encoding endonuclease/exonuclease/phosphatase family protein: MNRRILLSLYLFLLLAVVSACTEVKKEPVRFATFNAALNRLEKGMLLKDLSLGCQQAKNVASIIQITRPDVLCLQEFDFDASGEALEVFMTKYLQSGDHPIEYPYHMLFTSNTGVLSKSDINNDGKLSLPSDGYGFGAFEGQYAFVILSKYPIMKDDVRTFQNMKWEQMPDPNWPVSPDGISWFNDEEKKDLRISSKNHVDVPIDIDGHIVHAIIAHPTPPVFDGKEDRNGRRNFDEIRMIKDYVEGADYMVDDKGSRGALGANASFVIMGDMNADPYDGDSYRSAIVPLLKSQRLNSSVTFGDKVPKSLGAVEFNKKMKYNHKGDDAMDTNVFGLRIDYVLPSSDLNVLESRVYWNEKKHKDGTLTFNKNSSDHRMVWADIQFSDDH; encoded by the coding sequence ATGAACAGAAGAATTCTTTTGTCACTATATCTATTTCTACTATTGGCAGTTGTATCTGCTTGTACTGAAGTAAAGAAAGAACCTGTGAGGTTCGCAACTTTTAATGCCGCATTGAATCGTCTTGAAAAAGGAATGTTACTGAAAGATTTGAGTTTGGGTTGTCAACAGGCAAAAAATGTGGCTTCGATAATCCAAATTACTCGTCCTGATGTTTTATGTCTTCAGGAGTTTGATTTTGATGCTTCGGGAGAAGCTTTGGAGGTTTTTATGACCAAGTATCTTCAAAGTGGTGATCATCCAATTGAATATCCTTACCATATGCTTTTTACTTCTAATACAGGAGTTCTTTCGAAATCGGATATTAATAATGATGGAAAATTGTCATTGCCATCAGATGGTTATGGATTTGGTGCGTTTGAAGGTCAGTACGCTTTTGTTATTTTGTCGAAATATCCAATAATGAAAGATGATGTTCGAACATTTCAGAATATGAAATGGGAACAGATGCCAGATCCAAATTGGCCTGTTAGTCCTGATGGTATCTCTTGGTTTAATGATGAAGAGAAGAAGGATTTGCGAATTTCGTCTAAGAATCATGTGGATGTGCCTATTGATATTGATGGGCATATAGTTCATGCTATTATTGCTCACCCTACGCCACCTGTTTTTGATGGTAAGGAGGATCGTAATGGTCGTCGCAATTTCGATGAAATTAGAATGATTAAAGATTATGTCGAGGGAGCTGATTATATGGTTGATGACAAGGGGAGCAGAGGTGCCTTAGGTGCTAATGCATCTTTTGTGATAATGGGGGATATGAATGCAGATCCATATGATGGTGATAGTTATCGTTCAGCAATAGTTCCATTGTTGAAAAGCCAACGCTTGAATAGTTCAGTGACATTTGGTGATAAGGTCCCAAAAAGTCTAGGAGCCGTTGAGTTTAATAAAAAAATGAAGTATAATCATAAAGGGGATGATGCCATGGATACCAATGTCTTCGGTCTTCGAATCGATTATGTTTTGCCCTCTTCGGATTTAAATGTATTGGAATCAAGAGTCTATTGGAATGAAAAGAAGCATAAAGATGGAACATTGACATTTAATAAGAACTCTTCAGATCATAGAATGGTTTGGGCAGATATCCAATTTTCTGATGATCACTAA
- a CDS encoding (2Fe-2S)-binding protein has protein sequence MEIICSCFGISKEDIQDAIASGLTTVDEVAEETGASHGCGRCSQEFEDVTKELLSEN, from the coding sequence ATGGAAATTATATGTTCATGTTTTGGTATATCTAAAGAAGATATCCAAGATGCTATAGCAAGTGGATTGACTACTGTTGACGAAGTTGCAGAAGAGACTGGTGCAAGCCATGGCTGTGGAAGATGTAGTCAAGAGTTTGAAGATGTAACAAAAGAGTTGTTGTCTGAAAATTAG
- a CDS encoding histidine phosphatase family protein has product MKKILFVRHGKAESASWEVDDLDRTLTDQGKYDTEMVVDEISKRLELDGQNTFLVVSDAKRTCQSAAIYESKLALPKRVCNIWKNLYGDYTTSEFVEYVAEKVPNEYDNLIVVGHNPTLSDIVNQMAIELDCWMSTSSCVCLAFDMSSWSDLEARSAELYFSLFPSEIR; this is encoded by the coding sequence ATGAAGAAGATTTTATTTGTACGACATGGTAAAGCAGAGTCTGCATCTTGGGAGGTTGATGATCTGGATAGAACGTTGACAGATCAAGGAAAGTATGATACTGAAATGGTGGTTGATGAAATATCAAAGCGATTAGAGCTTGATGGACAGAATACTTTTCTTGTCGTGAGTGATGCAAAGCGTACATGTCAAAGTGCTGCAATCTATGAAAGTAAACTTGCATTGCCCAAGCGTGTTTGTAATATATGGAAAAATCTTTATGGAGATTATACAACAAGTGAGTTTGTAGAATATGTGGCAGAAAAGGTCCCTAATGAATATGATAATTTGATTGTAGTGGGACATAATCCAACACTTTCTGATATTGTCAATCAAATGGCTATAGAGCTGGATTGTTGGATGTCAACTTCTTCTTGTGTCTGTTTGGCTTTTGATATGTCGTCGTGGAGTGATCTTGAAGCAAGATCTGCAGAATTATATTTTTCGTTATTTCCATCTGAAATAAGATAG
- a CDS encoding 16S rRNA (uracil(1498)-N(3))-methyltransferase, which produces MHLFYTPDLSEDNRYVLDEVESKHCVKVLRLKEGDTIQLVDGRGIFANAEISNAHPKACTLDIVDRQRDFQKRGYFIQVAVAPTKNIDRIEWFIEKATEVGVDRITPMLCKRSERKVIKHPRLLKVAISAMKQSIKAYLPQLDELTSFKDVVEELFDGEKFIAHCADDAPRVSFFKTVSSDRVKILIGPEGDFTPEEVTLAKEHGFVEITLGEQRLRTETAALMSVSSFAVIHELK; this is translated from the coding sequence ATGCATTTATTTTATACTCCAGATTTATCGGAAGATAATCGTTACGTTTTAGATGAAGTAGAATCTAAACATTGTGTGAAAGTGTTGAGACTTAAGGAGGGAGATACTATCCAACTGGTAGATGGTCGTGGGATTTTTGCTAATGCCGAGATCTCAAATGCTCATCCTAAAGCTTGCACTCTTGATATTGTGGATCGTCAACGAGATTTTCAAAAGAGAGGCTATTTTATCCAGGTGGCTGTAGCTCCTACTAAGAATATTGATCGAATCGAGTGGTTTATTGAGAAAGCAACAGAGGTTGGAGTGGATCGAATTACTCCGATGTTGTGTAAAAGATCGGAACGGAAGGTGATTAAACATCCTCGGCTTTTAAAAGTGGCTATCTCAGCAATGAAGCAGTCTATTAAAGCTTATCTTCCACAATTAGATGAGTTGACTTCATTTAAAGATGTGGTGGAAGAGTTGTTTGATGGTGAGAAATTTATAGCACATTGTGCTGACGATGCCCCTCGTGTCTCTTTTTTTAAAACCGTATCATCGGATCGTGTAAAGATCTTAATTGGACCAGAAGGGGATTTTACTCCTGAAGAGGTTACTTTAGCTAAAGAGCATGGATTTGTAGAAATAACTCTGGGAGAACAACGTTTGCGTACAGAGACTGCAGCGTTAATGTCTGTGAGTAGTTTTGCTGTGATCCATGAGCTTAAATAG
- a CDS encoding AhpC/TSA family protein yields MRKKVQKLCMWSLSLLMLCFVSCQKEDGYELKGRVKGLKDGYIYLQVMGVDGPIKVDSTEVFDNEFVFEGVVKKPTLCYLGQGDNLRGAIIVFVENTNISVEGVIDNLEDVVIEGSKTQDAFGLYKERNDAYTLEIKKFSSKYNDLLRDPETNKDAIVRMGDDIVHLRKEQKQYQLDYIKEHPDSYVSPYILSNLSYYLDLTELDSLYALMTPRVRQSYEGQCIENRIKILKSTQIGAIAPDFTMPGVDEKSTRLSDVYRMNKYTLIDFWASWCSPCRIENPNIVKAYQKYHEKGFGVFGVSLDMNKSSLQRAIEKDGIVWPNVSDFKGWRNAAAELYGIKSIPSNILVDREGRIVARNLREESLHQKLEELL; encoded by the coding sequence ATGAGAAAAAAAGTCCAAAAACTATGTATGTGGTCCCTGTCATTACTAATGTTATGTTTCGTATCATGTCAGAAAGAGGATGGTTATGAACTTAAAGGTCGTGTGAAAGGACTAAAGGATGGTTATATTTATCTTCAGGTGATGGGGGTTGATGGACCTATTAAAGTAGATTCGACAGAAGTTTTTGATAACGAATTTGTGTTTGAGGGAGTTGTAAAGAAGCCTACTCTTTGTTATTTAGGACAAGGTGACAACCTTCGAGGTGCGATTATTGTGTTTGTGGAAAATACAAATATTAGTGTTGAGGGAGTTATTGATAATCTTGAAGATGTTGTGATTGAAGGATCTAAGACTCAAGATGCATTTGGACTTTATAAGGAGAGAAATGATGCCTATACTTTAGAGATAAAGAAGTTTAGTTCTAAGTACAATGATCTACTTCGTGATCCAGAGACCAATAAAGATGCTATTGTAAGGATGGGAGATGATATTGTCCATTTAAGAAAAGAACAAAAGCAGTATCAGTTAGACTATATTAAAGAGCACCCTGATTCTTATGTTTCACCTTATATTTTGAGTAATCTATCTTACTATTTGGATTTGACTGAACTTGATAGCTTATATGCACTAATGACTCCAAGAGTGAGGCAGTCGTATGAAGGTCAGTGTATCGAAAATAGGATTAAGATTTTAAAGAGTACACAGATTGGTGCTATTGCACCAGATTTTACGATGCCAGGAGTTGATGAAAAGTCGACTAGGTTATCCGATGTCTATCGTATGAATAAGTATACACTAATCGATTTTTGGGCTTCTTGGTGTAGTCCGTGTCGAATTGAGAATCCGAATATAGTAAAAGCTTATCAGAAGTATCACGAAAAAGGTTTTGGTGTTTTTGGTGTCTCTTTAGATATGAACAAGTCTTCTTTACAAAGAGCCATTGAGAAGGATGGTATTGTTTGGCCAAATGTTTCTGATTTTAAAGGATGGCGTAATGCTGCAGCTGAATTATACGGAATCAAATCGATACCTTCTAATATATTAGTGGATAGAGAAGGTCGTATTGTTGCTCGTAATCTTCGTGAAGAATCACTTCATCAGAAGCTTGAGGAGTTGCTGTAA